In the Tautonia rosea genome, one interval contains:
- the rplK gene encoding 50S ribosomal protein L11, giving the protein MAKTVTAKIKLQCPGGQATPAPPVGPALGQHGVNIGQFVTQFNDRTKEMKGTTIPVEITVYNDRSFEFITKSPPAAVLLKQAAGIASGSAEPHKTKVGSVTADQVRKIAETKFQDMNARDIDHAMRLIAGTARSMGVEVKG; this is encoded by the coding sequence ATGGCGAAGACAGTCACGGCCAAGATCAAGCTGCAATGCCCCGGTGGGCAGGCCACCCCGGCCCCCCCGGTCGGCCCGGCCCTCGGTCAGCACGGCGTGAACATTGGGCAATTCGTCACCCAGTTCAACGACCGGACCAAGGAGATGAAGGGGACCACCATCCCCGTCGAGATCACCGTTTACAACGACCGATCGTTCGAGTTCATCACCAAGAGTCCACCCGCCGCCGTCCTGCTCAAGCAGGCCGCCGGCATCGCCTCCGGATCGGCCGAGCCCCACAAGACCAAGGTCGGCTCCGTCACCGCCGATCAGGTCCGCAAGATCGCCGAAACGAAGTTTCAGGATATGAACGCCCGAGATATCGACCACGCCATGCGGCTCATCGCCGGCACGGCCCGCAGCATGGGAGTTGAGGTCAAGGGCTGA
- the nusG gene encoding transcription termination/antitermination protein NusG produces MSTTPDEYDEPPLEPESGPPSEPTEPESGSVVGPSNLFEVEESAPDGGPPAGKTSGLHESSDEAETAAEHSADDTDDDQSVSVPVDDEDDEPPPELVWYVLKVQSGREDTIRDALERRVKIQDLGRFFGQIVVPKEKVTEIRNNKKRTVERKSYPGYIMVHMELNEKTWFVVRETPGVGDFVGAHGTPTPMSQAEIDKILKPEEPGETKAVPKIDLERGDRVKIKEGSFENFEGTVEEVIEARGLVKVMIIIFNRPTPVDLEYWQVERV; encoded by the coding sequence ATGAGCACGACGCCCGACGAATACGACGAGCCGCCCCTCGAGCCCGAGTCAGGCCCGCCGTCGGAGCCGACCGAACCCGAATCGGGCTCGGTCGTCGGCCCATCAAACCTCTTCGAAGTCGAGGAATCCGCGCCCGACGGCGGTCCCCCGGCCGGGAAGACCTCTGGGCTTCACGAGTCCTCGGACGAGGCCGAAACTGCGGCTGAGCACTCGGCCGACGACACTGATGACGACCAGAGCGTTTCCGTTCCGGTCGACGACGAGGATGACGAGCCCCCGCCCGAGCTGGTCTGGTACGTCTTGAAAGTTCAGAGCGGCCGCGAAGATACGATCCGAGACGCCCTCGAACGCCGGGTCAAAATCCAGGACCTCGGGCGCTTCTTCGGCCAGATCGTCGTCCCCAAGGAAAAAGTCACCGAGATCCGCAACAACAAGAAACGGACGGTCGAACGCAAGAGCTACCCGGGCTACATCATGGTCCACATGGAGCTCAACGAGAAAACCTGGTTCGTGGTCCGGGAAACGCCCGGTGTCGGTGACTTCGTCGGCGCCCATGGCACCCCGACACCCATGAGTCAGGCCGAGATCGACAAGATCCTCAAGCCCGAGGAACCGGGCGAAACCAAGGCCGTTCCCAAGATCGACCTCGAACGTGGCGACCGCGTCAAAATCAAGGAAGGCTCCTTCGAGAACTTCGAGGGGACGGTCGAAGAGGTCATCGAGGCCCGTGGCCTGGTCAAGGTGATGATCATCATCTTCAACCGGCCCACCCCCGTGGACCTGGAATACTGGCAAGTCGAACGAGTCTGA
- the secE gene encoding preprotein translocase subunit SecE, producing MGKVRDDATESRASKPADKAARRSSGKNQFFATLFSSTLYKPMQGWHARLWTGIAMAAILLVGVTRLFATLDGTEIYVQFGICGVLAAAFAWLSFRMIHYPPFADFLIATQAEMNKVSWISRSDLKRATGVVLVTVLVISFYLFAIDNVWMILLNQIGVLDVSAGTGQAIGSAG from the coding sequence ATGGGCAAGGTGAGGGATGATGCAACCGAGTCCCGCGCGTCGAAGCCTGCGGACAAGGCAGCCCGTCGCAGCAGTGGCAAGAATCAGTTCTTCGCCACCCTGTTCAGCTCGACACTCTACAAGCCGATGCAAGGCTGGCACGCCCGGCTCTGGACCGGCATCGCCATGGCGGCCATCCTCCTCGTCGGCGTCACCCGGTTGTTCGCAACCCTTGATGGCACCGAGATCTATGTCCAGTTCGGCATCTGCGGTGTTCTGGCTGCGGCCTTCGCCTGGCTGAGCTTCCGGATGATCCACTACCCGCCGTTCGCCGATTTTCTTATCGCCACCCAGGCGGAGATGAACAAGGTCTCCTGGATCAGCCGGAGTGACCTGAAGCGGGCCACCGGCGTCGTCCTGGTGACCGTGCTGGTCATTTCGTTCTACCTGTTCGCGATTGACAATGTCTGGATGATTTTGCTCAACCAGATCGGCGTGCTCGACGTCTCGGCCGGAACCGGCCAGGCGATCGGCTCGGCCGGCTGA